The window GGTGGTCAGGGCGATACGAGCACCGTCCAGCGTGTATCCCTTTTCTTTTACCAGGTGGTAGATCATCTGAAGGTTTTTGATGTCTTCAGGAGTGAAATATCGGTTCCCTTTTCTGTTTTTTTTAGGTTTGATGATAGGGAATTCCTGTTCCCAGTAACGTATTAATGAAGTGTTTACATCGAAT of the Chryseobacterium aureum genome contains:
- a CDS encoding MerR family transcriptional regulator, encoding MKINLPDKLYYSIGEVAKAFDVNTSLIRYWEQEFPIIKPKKNRKGNRYFTPEDIKNLQMIYHLVKEKGYTLDGARIALTTNSKISETITLIDRLEFVKAELIKLKESLGERDSE